From one Dyella sp. 2HG41-7 genomic stretch:
- a CDS encoding DUF3375 domain-containing protein, which produces MKLQARIAGYRRLREQALWRLLAADHAPELIGLLQTLLQDGDRRLPGSVLHERLQQHLDAINASDLPRELPRTAQAYVAHWLAQGYLERRLPDGASEEEYELSAQAAQAIRFIGGLDTPRSAATESRLSLVIQQLVQLAEQTETDPAARLSSLYAERDRIDAEIARASTGKVAALDGKRALERTRQIIELADDLAEDFRRVRDGFEQLNREFRERIIDDEGERGDILDKLFEGVDLIGDSEAGRSFNAFWSLLNDVEQSAQLDIALEAVLSRGFARKLQREERQFLRGFTGVMLERGGNVHDVLQNFARSLRGFVQSRGYLEQRRLNQLLKQAQAEALQLRDSVRARQRTPYTLQLTTSRLRSLSQWRLHDPRRARVDGSIARSDGAAISLDSVGDLVAQSEINYRGLRRDLHELLTEHDQLSIASVLTHRPAEQGLGSIIGYLSLATRHGVIAGDEQETVIWQGSDGSERRARIPLVWFLKEKRHEFA; this is translated from the coding sequence ATGAAGTTGCAAGCACGCATTGCCGGCTACCGGCGACTGCGCGAACAAGCATTGTGGCGGCTGCTCGCCGCCGATCACGCTCCCGAATTGATCGGTCTGCTGCAAACCTTGCTGCAGGATGGCGACCGGCGTTTGCCGGGTTCGGTGCTGCATGAGCGTTTGCAGCAACACCTCGATGCGATCAATGCCTCCGATCTGCCGCGCGAATTGCCGCGCACCGCGCAGGCTTATGTCGCGCATTGGCTCGCGCAAGGGTATCTGGAGCGTCGCCTTCCGGATGGCGCAAGCGAAGAAGAATACGAGTTGTCCGCACAGGCGGCGCAGGCGATCCGTTTTATCGGCGGCCTGGATACGCCGCGCAGCGCGGCGACCGAAAGCCGTCTCTCGCTGGTGATTCAGCAGCTCGTGCAATTGGCCGAGCAAACCGAAACGGATCCGGCCGCACGTTTGAGCTCGCTCTACGCAGAGCGCGACCGTATCGACGCAGAAATTGCGCGCGCATCCACTGGCAAAGTTGCCGCATTGGACGGCAAGCGCGCACTCGAACGCACGCGTCAGATTATCGAGCTTGCCGACGACCTGGCCGAAGACTTCCGTCGCGTGCGTGACGGTTTCGAGCAACTCAACCGCGAATTCCGCGAGCGCATCATCGACGATGAGGGCGAGCGCGGCGACATTCTCGACAAACTATTCGAAGGCGTAGACCTGATCGGCGACAGCGAAGCAGGGCGCAGCTTCAACGCGTTCTGGAGCTTGCTCAACGACGTCGAGCAAAGCGCGCAGCTCGATATTGCGCTGGAGGCGGTGTTATCGCGTGGATTTGCGCGCAAGCTTCAGCGCGAGGAGCGGCAGTTTCTGCGTGGTTTCACGGGCGTGATGCTCGAACGTGGCGGCAATGTGCATGACGTGCTGCAAAACTTCGCGCGCAGTCTGCGCGGCTTTGTGCAGAGCCGTGGTTACTTAGAGCAGCGTCGCTTGAACCAACTGCTCAAGCAAGCGCAAGCCGAGGCGTTGCAATTGCGCGATTCGGTGCGCGCACGCCAGCGCACGCCCTATACCTTGCAACTCACCACCAGCCGGCTGCGTTCGCTGTCGCAATGGCGTCTGCACGATCCGCGCCGCGCGCGCGTCGACGGCAGCATCGCGCGCAGCGACGGCGCGGCGATATCGTTGGACAGCGTCGGCGATCTGGTGGCGCAGTCGGAAATCAACTATCGCGGTCTGCGTCGCGACCTGCATGAGCTGCTTACCGAGCACGATCAGCTGTCCATCGCCAGCGTGTTGACGCATCGTCCCGCTGAACAGGGGCTCGGAAGCATTATTGGATATCTGTCGTTGGCGACGCGCCACGGCGTAATCGCGGGCGATGAACAAGAAACCGTTATTTGGCAGGGCAGCGACGGCAGCGAACGTCGCGCCCGTATTCCTCTAGTCTGGTTCCTGAAAGAGAAGCGCCATGAATTTGCGTGA
- a CDS encoding copper homeostasis protein CutC yields MSLEIAAGSFASALAAQEGGADRVELCGSLAEGGITPSYGTLAMVRERVRIPVYVLIRPRGGDFLFDDAEFDIMCRDVETCARVGLDGVVIGALDADGQIDPRCSELVRTAGKLGVTFHRAIDASADLSRSLESIIGLGCERVLTSGGHANALAGAQVIARLVEQAGDRISIMAGAGIRSTNLVEIAGLSKAHEFHGSARAVQRSGMRYLNPKLLDLPPDFDRSSVTEVRAMKEQLAKLVR; encoded by the coding sequence ATTTCGCTTGAGATCGCGGCTGGTTCATTCGCGTCCGCGCTGGCGGCGCAGGAAGGTGGCGCCGATCGCGTGGAGCTTTGCGGCAGCCTGGCCGAAGGCGGTATTACGCCGTCCTACGGCACGCTGGCGATGGTGCGTGAGCGTGTACGTATTCCGGTGTATGTACTGATTCGCCCGCGCGGCGGCGATTTTCTTTTCGACGATGCCGAGTTCGACATCATGTGTCGCGACGTGGAGACCTGCGCACGCGTGGGTTTGGATGGCGTGGTGATCGGCGCGCTAGATGCCGATGGTCAGATCGATCCGCGTTGCAGTGAGTTGGTGCGCACCGCAGGCAAGTTGGGTGTGACGTTCCATCGCGCCATCGATGCGAGCGCGGACCTGAGCCGTTCGCTTGAGAGCATCATCGGCTTGGGATGCGAGCGTGTGCTGACCTCAGGCGGCCACGCGAATGCGCTTGCTGGTGCGCAGGTTATCGCCAGGCTCGTAGAGCAGGCGGGAGACCGCATCAGCATCATGGCCGGGGCGGGCATTCGCTCGACGAATCTGGTCGAGATCGCAGGGCTTTCGAAGGCCCATGAATTTCATGGTTCCGCGCGGGCCGTCCAGCGGTCGGGGATGCGTTATCTGAATCCCAAGTTGCTGGATCTGCCGCCGGATTTCGATCGATCGAGCGTGACGGAAGTGCGGGCCATGAAGGAACAGTTGGCGAAGCTTGTCCGCTGA
- the cgtA gene encoding Obg family GTPase CgtA, with protein sequence MKFVDEAIIKVHAGDGGNGCISFRREKFIPFGGPDGGDGGTGGSVWLIADEGLNTLIDFRHQRSFKAQRGQNGMGSDMYGKGGEDTTIRVPVGTVVTNVDTDETIGDLTSHGQRLLVAQGGKGGLGNIHFKSSVNRAPRKSTPGTPGEVRELKLELKLLADVGLLGFPNAGKSTFIRAVSAATPRVADYPFTTLHPNLGVVSLGTDQSFVIADIPGLIEGAAEGAGLGIQFLRHVSRTRLLLHIVDIAPIDGSNVVEQVHAIEHELQKFDAELLQRPRWLVLNKADVLPPDERQAVAEDVVKRLGWTQPWFLVSAIARDNTMNVCQHVQRFFEAQRQAREGRTDMLPGDVRLRDDATKD encoded by the coding sequence ATGAAATTCGTCGACGAAGCGATCATCAAAGTTCACGCCGGTGATGGCGGCAACGGCTGCATCAGTTTTCGCCGCGAAAAATTCATTCCGTTCGGCGGCCCGGACGGCGGCGACGGCGGCACGGGCGGTTCCGTCTGGCTGATCGCCGACGAAGGCTTGAATACGCTGATCGATTTCCGCCATCAACGCAGCTTCAAGGCGCAGCGCGGCCAGAACGGCATGGGCAGCGATATGTACGGCAAGGGCGGCGAGGACACGACCATCCGCGTGCCCGTAGGCACCGTCGTGACCAACGTCGACACCGATGAAACCATCGGTGATCTCACCTCGCACGGTCAGCGTCTGCTGGTTGCTCAGGGTGGCAAGGGCGGCCTAGGCAATATCCATTTCAAGAGTTCGGTGAATCGCGCGCCGCGCAAATCCACGCCGGGTACGCCAGGCGAAGTGCGCGAGCTCAAGCTTGAACTGAAACTGCTGGCGGACGTCGGTTTGCTGGGTTTTCCGAACGCCGGCAAATCGACCTTTATCCGCGCCGTTTCAGCCGCGACGCCGCGCGTGGCGGATTATCCGTTCACCACGTTGCACCCGAATCTTGGCGTGGTCAGTCTGGGCACGGACCAAAGTTTCGTGATTGCCGATATCCCCGGCTTGATCGAAGGCGCTGCGGAAGGCGCGGGCCTGGGCATCCAGTTCCTGCGCCATGTGTCGCGCACGCGCCTACTGCTGCATATCGTGGATATCGCGCCGATCGACGGCAGCAACGTGGTCGAGCAGGTGCACGCGATCGAGCACGAGCTGCAGAAGTTCGACGCCGAATTGCTGCAACGTCCGCGCTGGCTGGTGCTCAACAAAGCCGACGTCTTGCCGCCGGACGAGCGTCAGGCCGTGGCGGAAGATGTCGTCAAGCGCCTGGGTTGGACGCAGCCGTGGTTCCTGGTCTCCGCGATTGCGCGCGACAACACCATGAACGTGTGTCAGCACGTGCAGCGTTTCTTCGAAGCGCAGCGCCAAGCGCGCGAAGGTCGCACCGATATGCTGCCGGGCGACGTTCGCCTGCGCGACGACGCAACGAAGGACTGA
- the rpsT gene encoding 30S ribosomal protein S20 → MANIKSAKKRARQSEQRRLRNVSARSMVRSALRKVVKAIEAKDKTAAVAAFEAAQPVMDRYAARGLIHKNKAARHKSRLNSKIRELA, encoded by the coding sequence TTGGCTAACATCAAGTCCGCGAAGAAGCGCGCGCGCCAGTCCGAGCAGCGCCGCCTGCGCAACGTCAGCGCCCGTTCCATGGTCCGTAGCGCCCTGCGCAAGGTCGTCAAAGCCATTGAGGCCAAGGACAAGACTGCCGCCGTGGCCGCTTTCGAAGCCGCCCAGCCGGTGATGGATCGTTACGCCGCTCGCGGCCTGATCCACAAGAACAAGGCCGCTCGTCATAAGAGCCGCCTGAACTCGAAGATTCGCGAACTGGCCTAA
- the rpmA gene encoding 50S ribosomal protein L27, which yields MAHKKGVGSSRNGRDSNPKYLGVKVYGGQAIEAGNIIVRQRGTQFHAGTGVGLGRDHTLFALVDGKVEFKVRGEKNRRYVSVVKG from the coding sequence ATGGCACATAAAAAAGGCGTAGGTTCATCCCGCAACGGTCGCGATTCGAACCCGAAATACCTCGGCGTCAAGGTCTACGGTGGCCAGGCCATCGAAGCCGGCAACATCATCGTGCGTCAGCGCGGCACCCAGTTCCATGCCGGTACCGGCGTTGGCCTGGGTCGCGATCACACGCTGTTCGCGCTGGTCGACGGCAAGGTCGAGTTCAAGGTCCGCGGCGAGAAGAACCGCCGGTACGTCAGCGTCGTCAAAGGCTAA
- the murJ gene encoding murein biosynthesis integral membrane protein MurJ, with protein sequence MLRGLLSFSSMTMVSRVLGLLRDISISHVFGANVATDAFWVAFRIPNFMRRMFAEGAFSTAFVPVFTEVKETGSHDDLKDLMSRVAGTLSGVLLVVAALCVLFAPQVAMLFTPGAVDEPEKFSLTVDLLRLTFPFLLFVSLTALSGGALNSFHRFGLPALTPVILNLCMIAGAWWLSRYLHTPILALGWAVLAAGILQVLFQLPALRTLDLLVWPRWGWNHPQVRRIMSQMVPTLFGSSVSQINLLFDTVIASLLIAGSQTWLSQADRFLELPLGVFGVALGTVILPSLSRHHIATDHDGFSKALDWGLRTTLLIAVPAMFGLMLLAQPLVATLFQNGQFHPFDTRMATLSVTALSFGVPAYAQVKVLLPAFYARKDTRTPVRAGVAALVSNMLLNGVFLLALYALWAPSALKAGPLLEGLSKVPGLHLALGMASAIASYINLLLLWRWLKKADIYQPQPGWGRHLARLALACAAMTAVLLLGRWQWLDWTQMHAMERVWRLAVLVGAGGATYVAVLFATGFRLRDLQHA encoded by the coding sequence ATGTTACGCGGGCTGCTTTCCTTCAGCAGCATGACCATGGTTTCGCGCGTGCTCGGGCTGCTGAGGGATATTTCCATCAGCCACGTCTTCGGCGCCAACGTGGCCACCGATGCGTTCTGGGTGGCCTTCCGGATTCCCAATTTCATGCGCCGCATGTTTGCGGAGGGGGCGTTTTCCACCGCCTTCGTACCGGTTTTTACCGAAGTCAAAGAGACCGGCAGTCACGACGATCTGAAGGATCTGATGTCGCGCGTCGCCGGCACCTTGAGTGGCGTGCTGCTGGTGGTCGCGGCGTTGTGCGTGTTGTTCGCGCCGCAAGTGGCGATGTTGTTTACGCCGGGTGCGGTGGACGAGCCGGAGAAATTCTCGCTGACCGTCGACCTGTTGCGCCTCACGTTTCCGTTCTTGCTGTTCGTGTCGCTGACCGCGCTTTCGGGCGGCGCGCTCAACAGTTTCCATCGCTTCGGCTTGCCGGCGTTGACGCCGGTGATTCTTAATCTCTGCATGATCGCCGGCGCGTGGTGGCTCTCGCGCTATTTGCATACGCCGATTCTGGCGTTGGGATGGGCAGTGTTGGCCGCGGGCATTCTGCAGGTGTTGTTTCAGCTGCCCGCGTTGCGCACGTTGGACTTGTTGGTGTGGCCGCGCTGGGGATGGAACCATCCGCAGGTGCGCCGAATCATGAGTCAGATGGTGCCGACGCTGTTCGGTTCGTCGGTCTCGCAAATCAACTTGCTGTTCGACACGGTGATTGCGTCGCTGCTGATCGCCGGTTCGCAAACGTGGTTGTCGCAAGCGGATCGCTTTCTGGAATTGCCGCTAGGTGTGTTTGGCGTGGCGCTCGGCACGGTCATCCTGCCTTCGCTTTCGCGGCATCACATCGCCACCGATCACGATGGATTCTCGAAAGCTTTGGACTGGGGATTGCGCACCACGCTGCTGATTGCGGTGCCCGCGATGTTCGGTTTGATGCTGCTGGCGCAACCGTTGGTCGCCACGCTGTTTCAGAATGGACAGTTTCATCCGTTCGACACGCGCATGGCGACGTTGTCGGTGACAGCGTTGAGTTTCGGCGTGCCGGCCTATGCGCAAGTGAAAGTGTTGCTGCCGGCGTTTTATGCGCGCAAAGACACGCGCACGCCGGTCAGGGCCGGCGTGGCGGCGCTCGTATCCAACATGCTGCTCAATGGCGTTTTTTTACTTGCGCTCTATGCGTTATGGGCGCCGTCCGCGCTGAAGGCGGGACCTTTGCTGGAAGGCTTGTCCAAGGTCCCCGGCTTGCACCTTGCGCTGGGCATGGCCAGCGCGATCGCCAGCTATATCAACTTGCTGCTGTTGTGGCGCTGGCTGAAAAAGGCCGATATCTATCAGCCTCAGCCGGGATGGGGACGCCATCTGGCGCGTTTGGCGCTGGCTTGTGCGGCGATGACGGCAGTGCTGCTGCTCGGGCGCTGGCAGTGGCTCGATTGGACGCAGATGCACGCGATGGAACGTGTATGGCGGCTCGCTGTGCTGGTCGGCGCCGGTGGCGCGACGTATGTAGCGGTGCTTTTCGCGACGGGCTTCCGGCTACGCGATTTGCAGCATGCATGA
- a CDS encoding DUF2059 domain-containing protein — MAGKRMLGMGLCALLAAGPALAAQPTEAQVRALMQVMNVPGQFAVMNSQMASMMSQQLPCVPNAYWANYIDKAGQEQLLTAMIPAYQHHFTAEEVEGLIKFYKSPLGQKLVAQMPATMAEAAQSGQEWGRQRTSDMFSDLQKQGKLDAQGRCPGTTGAQAQ; from the coding sequence ATGGCTGGCAAACGGATGTTGGGCATGGGGTTATGCGCGCTGCTGGCGGCCGGTCCGGCCCTCGCGGCGCAACCCACCGAGGCGCAGGTGCGCGCGCTGATGCAAGTGATGAACGTGCCGGGCCAATTCGCCGTCATGAACAGCCAGATGGCCTCCATGATGAGCCAGCAGCTTCCCTGCGTGCCGAACGCCTATTGGGCGAATTACATCGACAAGGCGGGGCAGGAGCAGCTGCTTACCGCGATGATTCCCGCCTACCAGCACCATTTCACCGCCGAAGAGGTAGAAGGGCTGATCAAGTTCTACAAATCGCCGCTGGGCCAGAAGCTGGTGGCGCAGATGCCGGCCACGATGGCCGAGGCCGCCCAGAGCGGTCAGGAATGGGGTCGCCAGCGCACCTCGGATATGTTCTCGGACCTGCAAAAGCAGGGAAAACTGGACGCCCAGGGCCGTTGCCCGGGTACCACCGGGGCCCAGGCGCAGTAA
- the rplU gene encoding 50S ribosomal protein L21 — protein sequence MSYAVIKTGGKQYRVQQGDVLRVELLNAEEGASVKFDQVLLVGSGESITVGTPVVAGATVSATIRMHGRADKVRIVKFRRRKHYKRQQGHRQHFTEVEITGINA from the coding sequence ATGAGTTATGCAGTCATCAAGACCGGTGGCAAGCAATACCGCGTCCAGCAGGGCGACGTCCTGCGCGTGGAGTTGCTGAACGCCGAAGAGGGCGCCAGCGTGAAGTTCGACCAGGTGCTGCTGGTCGGTTCCGGTGAGTCCATCACCGTTGGCACCCCGGTCGTGGCCGGCGCCACGGTCAGCGCCACCATTCGCATGCACGGTCGCGCCGATAAGGTCCGCATCGTCAAGTTCCGCCGCCGCAAGCACTACAAGCGTCAGCAGGGACATCGTCAGCATTTCACCGAAGTCGAGATCACGGGCATCAACGCCTGA
- a CDS encoding bifunctional riboflavin kinase/FAD synthetase gives MMKLSRDVAGPCLAPGGSVVAVGAFDGLHRGHQALLSEVRQRAQALGCSPIVVSFEPLPRAYFSKEPVPRLSSVREKLLGFAASGMEHTLLLRFNQALTAMSPEEFVQRVLIDRLGVREVWVGADFRFGHKRAGDVALLERLGAERGFGAHTMPAVLLDGERVSASRVRALLGAGNFGAVAPLLGRPFVIEGKVEYGNQLGRTLGFPTANIHLRERVTPVHGIFAVRVGLGESECSWPGVASLGKRPTVNEVAEPLLEVHLFDFEGDLYGQRMAVEFVAKLRDEMKFDGLDALTAQMRHDARSAREILGMNPALIDATQATS, from the coding sequence ATGATGAAACTGTCCCGGGACGTCGCGGGGCCGTGTTTGGCGCCCGGCGGCAGCGTGGTTGCGGTCGGTGCGTTCGACGGCTTGCATCGTGGCCATCAAGCTCTGCTCAGCGAAGTGCGCCAGCGCGCGCAGGCGCTCGGCTGTTCGCCCATCGTGGTGAGTTTCGAGCCGTTGCCGCGTGCATATTTCTCCAAGGAGCCGGTGCCGCGCCTTTCCAGCGTGCGCGAAAAGCTGCTTGGCTTCGCCGCGTCGGGCATGGAGCACACATTGCTGTTGCGATTCAACCAGGCGTTGACGGCCATGTCGCCCGAAGAGTTCGTGCAACGTGTGTTGATCGACCGGCTCGGCGTGCGCGAAGTGTGGGTCGGCGCGGATTTTCGTTTTGGACATAAGCGTGCCGGCGACGTTGCGTTGCTGGAGCGCCTTGGCGCAGAGCGCGGGTTCGGCGCGCACACCATGCCCGCCGTTTTGCTGGACGGCGAACGCGTGTCCGCCAGTCGCGTGAGGGCGTTGCTCGGCGCGGGCAATTTCGGTGCGGTAGCGCCATTGCTGGGTCGCCCCTTCGTGATCGAAGGCAAGGTGGAATACGGCAACCAGCTCGGGCGCACGCTGGGGTTTCCCACGGCCAACATTCATCTGCGCGAACGGGTCACCCCGGTCCACGGCATTTTCGCGGTGCGCGTCGGCCTGGGCGAAAGCGAATGCAGCTGGCCGGGCGTGGCGAGCCTGGGCAAGCGGCCCACGGTCAACGAAGTGGCCGAGCCCCTGCTGGAAGTGCATCTGTTCGATTTCGAGGGCGATCTCTACGGGCAGCGCATGGCGGTGGAGTTCGTGGCCAAGCTGCGCGACGAGATGAAATTCGACGGTTTAGACGCATTAACCGCCCAAATGCGGCATGATGCACGTTCCGCCCGGGAAATCTTAGGGATGAACCCGGCATTGATCGATGCGACCCAGGCCACATCATGA
- a CDS encoding N(4)-(beta-N-acetylglucosaminyl)-L-asparaginase, with product MSNRRDFLKTTMLATSALALPRFARSAASLAGSVPGGVGARVVSTWDFGVPANLAAWAVLGKGGKPLDAVEKGVMVPESDLHNHSVGRAGYPDRDGRVTLDASIMDGDGRCGAVAAIEHIAHPINVARKVMEDTPHVLLVGDGALEFALQEGFKKERLLTPESEKAWHEWLKQAKYTPVANSENIDYHRSLQNLGMPGGKNNHDTIGMLAVDANGHLAGACTTSGMAWKLHGRVGDSPLIGAGLYVDNEVGAATSTGVGEEVIRNAGSFLVVELMRQGRSPQEACEEAVRRIVKKRPEATKEMQVGFLALRRDGECGAYAIQKGFTYAVCDAHQQDRLLASPSLYQTTFT from the coding sequence ATGAGCAATCGTCGTGATTTCCTGAAAACCACCATGCTGGCGACGTCGGCGCTGGCGCTGCCGCGATTCGCTCGCAGCGCCGCATCGCTGGCCGGCTCCGTGCCCGGTGGCGTGGGCGCGCGCGTCGTGTCCACCTGGGATTTCGGTGTGCCGGCGAACCTTGCGGCATGGGCGGTGCTGGGCAAAGGCGGCAAGCCGCTGGATGCGGTGGAGAAGGGCGTGATGGTGCCGGAGTCGGATCTGCACAATCACAGCGTGGGTCGCGCCGGTTATCCCGATCGCGACGGCCGCGTGACGCTCGATGCCAGCATCATGGACGGCGACGGTCGCTGCGGCGCGGTGGCTGCAATTGAGCATATCGCGCATCCCATCAATGTGGCGCGCAAGGTGATGGAAGACACGCCGCATGTGCTGCTGGTTGGCGACGGCGCGCTCGAGTTTGCGTTGCAGGAAGGTTTCAAGAAGGAAAGGCTGCTGACGCCGGAATCGGAAAAGGCGTGGCACGAATGGTTGAAGCAGGCCAAATATACGCCGGTCGCCAACAGCGAAAACATCGATTACCACCGCAGCCTGCAAAACCTCGGCATGCCCGGCGGCAAAAACAATCACGACACCATCGGCATGTTGGCGGTCGATGCGAATGGCCATCTGGCCGGCGCATGTACCACGAGCGGCATGGCGTGGAAGCTGCACGGTCGCGTTGGCGACAGTCCTCTCATTGGTGCGGGCCTGTACGTCGACAATGAAGTGGGCGCCGCGACATCTACAGGTGTCGGCGAAGAAGTGATTCGCAATGCGGGCAGCTTTTTGGTGGTGGAGCTGATGCGTCAGGGCCGCAGTCCGCAGGAAGCGTGCGAAGAGGCCGTGCGTCGCATCGTCAAAAAGCGCCCTGAGGCCACCAAGGAAATGCAGGTGGGCTTTCTTGCGTTGCGTCGCGATGGCGAGTGCGGCGCCTACGCGATACAGAAAGGTTTCACCTATGCGGTGTGCGATGCGCACCAGCAAGATCGACTGCTGGCTTCGCCCAGCCTTTACCAGACGACGTTCACCTAA